The genomic DNA TTTTAATTTTACTAAAATCCTTGTTAGTATTGATGCAATATATTTAAGGTTTTGGATATTTAGTAAATTTTTGAATCAGTAATTATAATTACACATATATCTTTGATGATTCCAGATGGCAAATTGAGATTTTGAAAGTTTAACTCTATCGAAAATTATGGTGACTGCAAAGCAGGTGTTATCAGGTTTAATGGGCGTATGTGTGGGAGATGCTCTTGGTGTACCAGTGGAATTTACTAGCCGTGTTGATCGTACCCTTTCCCCAGTCACATCCATGCAAGGTGGTGGTACATGGTGTCAACCTCCAGGAACTTGGTCTGACGACAGTTCACTAACTTTGTGTTTAGCAGCATCTCTGTGTGAGGGATTTTCCTTAGATGCGATCGCCCATTCCTTTTATCGTTGGTATAGTGAGGGTTATTGGGGCGCTCATGGGGAAGTGTTTGATATTGGTAACACTACCTTAGAAGCTATCATGAATTGGCACAAGGGAGCATCACCGGAAACAGCTGGTGGTAGCCAGGAATATAACAATGGTAATGGTTCGTTAATGCGAATTTTACCGATGGCTTATTTTTATCAGGCTGGGAATTTTCAGGAGTTGATAGAAAAGGTACACCAAGTTTCCTGTATTACTCATGGTCATCTGCGATCGCAAATGGCTTGTGGAATTTATATTAGTATTGCCATAGAGTTACTTACAGGTTTTGAGCCGAATGTGGCTTATCTGCAAGGATTAGAAAAGATTAATGCACTATATTCTAGTGGTGAATATGCCTTAGAAAAACCTTCTTTTGACAGAGTTTTCAGCGGTGAAATTGCTCAAATACCTATTGAAGAGATTAACTCTAGTGGTTACGTTGTTGATACCTTGGAGGCATCATTATGGTGTTTGTTAAATAGTTCCTCCTACGCCCAAGCGGTACTAAAAGCAGTTAACTTAGGCGGAGATACGGATACTACTGGGGCTGTCACTGGTGGTTTAGCCGGAATTTACTACGGTTGGGAAAGCATTCCCAATGAATGGCTCGAACAAATCGCCCGCAAACAAGACATTATGGATTTAGCTAGTAGGTTGTCATTAGTCATTAGTTAACTGTCACCTGTCACCTGTCACCTGTCACCTATCAACTGTCAACTGTCAAATTAAACCAAAGACAAAGAGTAGACTTGACCATCAATTAATAGCCTAGTTATACCCTTAGCTTGGAGATGGTTACTAGCCTTGTGCAGCATCCTACTATCAGGGACTTTAATCACGCGATCGCGCTTAGTAGAAAAGCGTTTAGCAACTCGATGATTATCAAAGATAGGTAGAGTTTTTTGCTGGGTTTCAATCACAGGAATAGGGCCCAAATCACCGAAATCCTTGAGAGGTCTAGTAATTAATTCCGCAGAACGGTCAATCACCAAATAACAAGTTTTGGGCAAATGTGCCACCGACAATGGTAAAACCTGAACCGGAGCTTCTCCGGGTCTACGATTTGTGAATAGAGGAGTAGGTTCTTCAAAATCGTCGTCGTCAAACTCTTCCTCATCATCATACAAATCATCATCCAAATCATCCAAATCATCAGATTCATTGAGTAAATCGTCATCAAACATATCGTCAATAACTTTACCCGCTGGGGTTTCATCATCAATGACTTTTTTGTTAATCCGAGGAACTTCTGATAGTTTGGGTTTAGGAGTTTCTACCTCCTTAATTACTTCCCTAATTATGGGTAGATCAGGTTTTTCCGTAGCGGAAGAACGGGTTTTTACCCTTCTAATTGCCG from Okeanomitos corallinicola TIOX110 includes the following:
- a CDS encoding transposase, whose translation is MRKLTDSDKQEILKLYRETAETTSTLAERYGVSNSTISRLLKSTLPEEDYEYLVSLKRAARTPEGRAQVNYDDLPLLSGQTDTSPETNDQPSPVLLKLEESKSPLTETPQPQEDQTQEEEQRQIPAIRRVKTRSSATEKPDLPIIREVIKEVETPKPKLSEVPRINKKVIDDETPAGKVIDDMFDDDLLNESDDLDDLDDDLYDDEEEFDDDDFEEPTPLFTNRRPGEAPVQVLPLSVAHLPKTCYLVIDRSAELITRPLKDFGDLGPIPVIETQQKTLPIFDNHRVAKRFSTKRDRVIKVPDSRMLHKASNHLQAKGITRLLIDGQVYSLSLV
- a CDS encoding ADP-ribosylglycohydrolase family protein, whose translation is MVTAKQVLSGLMGVCVGDALGVPVEFTSRVDRTLSPVTSMQGGGTWCQPPGTWSDDSSLTLCLAASLCEGFSLDAIAHSFYRWYSEGYWGAHGEVFDIGNTTLEAIMNWHKGASPETAGGSQEYNNGNGSLMRILPMAYFYQAGNFQELIEKVHQVSCITHGHLRSQMACGIYISIAIELLTGFEPNVAYLQGLEKINALYSSGEYALEKPSFDRVFSGEIAQIPIEEINSSGYVVDTLEASLWCLLNSSSYAQAVLKAVNLGGDTDTTGAVTGGLAGIYYGWESIPNEWLEQIARKQDIMDLASRLSLVIS